Sequence from the Mesotoga infera genome:
CTCGAAATCCCCTTTTCGCCAGGCCAAAGAAAGATTCCAGTAAGACGAACCGGGAATTATCATCTGGGAGATAAGGAAGAAGTGATTGACGGAATCGAATGCGTGAATCGATCCTCCTCTTCGAACCGCCACTACGGCCGCGCCCACTTTTCTCTTAAACATAGCGTTGTTGGCAAGTGCCACCATTCCGGCTCTGTCGATCAGAGCCTTCACCTCGGGCGAAAGATCTGCAAAATACGTTGGCGTCCCGAAGATAATTCCATCTGCATCAAGCATCTTTTCTATGCAACCGTTCACATAGTCATCATCTATTGCGCATCTCCTATTCTTCGTCGCGAAGCAAATATTGCAGGCAGTGCACCCCATTAAACGACTACCTCCGATTTGGACAGACTCGGTATCTATTCCTTCATCATTAAGAACAGAGAAGACTTCTTCAATCATCTTAGAGGTGTTTCCATCAACGCGCGGACTTCCATTAAAGGCTACAACTTTCATTCTTGACCTCCAGCAACATGTCTGAAAAGTGGAGGGGCATCCCCCTCCACTAATCTATCACCTAAACATCTTTTCCATCAACCCTTGATAAGTCTCTTCGCCTCATCCAATGAAGGTATCTTCCCGGATAGAACGATCTTTCCATCCACTGCGACAGCGGGAGTCGAGACTATTCCCTTCTCCATTATCGCCATCATGTCTGTTACCTTCTCCACTACAGCGTCTGAATCCATCTCTTCAA
This genomic interval carries:
- a CDS encoding flavodoxin family protein, yielding MKVVAFNGSPRVDGNTSKMIEEVFSVLNDEGIDTESVQIGGSRLMGCTACNICFATKNRRCAIDDDYVNGCIEKMLDADGIIFGTPTYFADLSPEVKALIDRAGMVALANNAMFKRKVGAAVVAVRRGGSIHAFDSVNHFFLISQMIIPGSSYWNLSLAWRKGDFEKDKEGVRTMRVLGENMAWLLKKINE
- a CDS encoding thioredoxin family protein, producing MKIEIFGSGCPRCKQTEKIMKMAVEEMDSDAVVEKVTDMMAIMEKGIVSTPAVAVDGKIVLSGKIPSLDEAKRLIKG